ACCTACATTGGCTATCAGGCTTTCGTAGGTGCTGCCGTTGATGGAATGGAGGTGGTTCTCCAGCCGGACCAGCAGCAGATCGAGGAAGTTGTTGTCATCGGTTATGGTGTTGCCAAGAAAAGCGACCTTACAGGTTCTGTTCTCGCAATGAAGCCGGATGCTAAGAACAAGGGTGTTGTGGTAAACGCTCAGGATATGATGCAGGGTAAGATGGCCGGTGTCAATGTAACCAGCGACGGTGGTACGCCGGGCGGTGGTGCGCAGATACGTATTCGTGGTGGTTCTTCTTTGAACGCATCTAACAGCCCTCTGATTGTTATCGACGGTGTGGCAATGGACAACACCGGTATCAAGGGTATGGCTAACCCACTTTCTATGGTTAATCCACAGGATATTGAAAGTTTCAACGTGTTGAAGGATGCTTCTGCTACTGCTATCTACGGTTCTCGTGGTTCTAATGGTGTCATCATCATTACTACAAAGAAGGGGCGCTCCAATCAGCCTCTCTCAGTTTCTTATGCAGGTAGCGTAACTGCAAGTATGAAGAAGAAGGACATCGACGTGATGACCGGCGACCAGTATCGTGAGTTTATTACAAACTTGTTCGGCGCAGGTTCTCCACAGGTTGCAGCTTTGGGCACTGCCAACACAGACTGGCAGGATGAAATCTATCGTACTGCTTGGAGCCACGACCACAACCTGACGGTTTCAGGTGCAATAGGCAATGGCAAGAATGCACTTCCGTTCCGTGCTTCTGTTGGCTATACCAACAATCAGGGTATCCTCAGAACTTCACAGTTCGAGCGTTACACGGCTGCATTGAACTTGAATCCTTCACTCCTCGACAATCATTTGAATGTGAACATCGCTTTGAAGGGTATGTTTGCAAAGAACCGTTATGCTGATGGTGCTGCAATTGGTAGTGCAGTAGGCTATGATCCAAGCCAGAGCATCTACGACCATACTTCTCCTGATGCGGCAAACTTTGGCTTCTATCACACTTGGCGTGGTGCCGGTCTTGAAAAGGCAGAAGATCCAAACTGGCCTTCTACTTTCAACACTTTGGCTACTAAGAACCCATTGGCTATTTTGAACTTGAAGAACGACCGTGCTCATTCACGCGATTTCATCGGTAATGCTGAAGTAGACTACAAGATTCACGGTTTTGAAGATTTGCGTCTGCACGCTACCGTTGGTGCTGATATCGCAGCAGGTCAGCAGGACACAGACATTGACCCAACGTCTCCTCTCGCTTCTTATTATGGTTACACAGGATGGAGCCGTCAGTTGAAGCGCAACTTGACTTTCAACACTTACGCTCAGTACTATCACGACTTCAATGATAAGTACAACAACCATTTCGATATTATGGCCGGTTACGAGTGGCAGCACTTCTGGCACAGAGACAAGAGCAACTCTATTCAGTACTATCCATCTACCAACCTCCTCAAGGCTGGTCAGATTTACAAGCAGGGTGGTAAGGACTACAACGGCGACGGCGTATTGGAAGATTACGTTTACGCAACAGAAAACTACCTTGTATCATTCTTCGGTCGTGCTAACTGGAGCTTGATGGATCGCTATTACCTGACTGCTACTGTACGTGCTGACGGTGCTTCCCGTTTCAAGGACCACTGGGCAACATTCCCATCTTTGGCATTCGCTTGGAAGGTTAAGGATGAAAACGCATTCAAGAATATCAACTGGCTTTCTGATTTGAAGTTCCGTCTCGGTTGGGGTATGACCGGTCAGCAGGAAGGAATTGGCGATTATAGCTACTTCGATATCTATCAGATGGGCAGCGGCACCAACAACTTCTATCCAATCACTGGCGACGGTACAGTTGCTCGTCCACAGGCAGTAAATAAGAATCTGACTTGGGAAACAACAACGACTTATAACCTTGGTCTTGACTGGGGTGTTGCTAACCAGCGACTCACCGGTAGTTTGGACTGGTACTTCCGTAAGACTACTGACCTTTTGAATACGGTTTATGTTCCTGCTGGTTCTAACTTCCGTAATCAGGTTTCTTCTAACATTGGTTCACTTACAAATACTGGTGTTGAAGTTGCATTGAGCTGGAAGGCTATTCAGGCTAAGGACTTCTATTGGACTTTGGATTACAACTTCACTTACAACCATAACAAGATTACTGACCTGACAGGTGGCAGCGATGCTAACTACTTTATTCCAACAGGTGGTATCTCTGCCGGTACCGGTGGTAACGCACAGGCACACGCAGTAGGCCATCCTATGTCTTCATTCTACGTTTATCAGCAGGTTTACGACAAGGATGGCA
The Prevotella sp. HUN102 genome window above contains:
- a CDS encoding TonB-dependent receptor, whose protein sequence is MKQVKCKFPVRMLAFVAGIFLSISAFAQTTVNGHVKDAAGDDVIGASVLIEGTADGTTTDIDGNFSLNVQPGARLKITYIGYQAFVGAAVDGMEVVLQPDQQQIEEVVVIGYGVAKKSDLTGSVLAMKPDAKNKGVVVNAQDMMQGKMAGVNVTSDGGTPGGGAQIRIRGGSSLNASNSPLIVIDGVAMDNTGIKGMANPLSMVNPQDIESFNVLKDASATAIYGSRGSNGVIIITTKKGRSNQPLSVSYAGSVTASMKKKDIDVMTGDQYREFITNLFGAGSPQVAALGTANTDWQDEIYRTAWSHDHNLTVSGAIGNGKNALPFRASVGYTNNQGILRTSQFERYTAALNLNPSLLDNHLNVNIALKGMFAKNRYADGAAIGSAVGYDPSQSIYDHTSPDAANFGFYHTWRGAGLEKAEDPNWPSTFNTLATKNPLAILNLKNDRAHSRDFIGNAEVDYKIHGFEDLRLHATVGADIAAGQQDTDIDPTSPLASYYGYTGWSRQLKRNLTFNTYAQYYHDFNDKYNNHFDIMAGYEWQHFWHRDKSNSIQYYPSTNLLKAGQIYKQGGKDYNGDGVLEDYVYATENYLVSFFGRANWSLMDRYYLTATVRADGASRFKDHWATFPSLAFAWKVKDENAFKNINWLSDLKFRLGWGMTGQQEGIGDYSYFDIYQMGSGTNNFYPITGDGTVARPQAVNKNLTWETTTTYNLGLDWGVANQRLTGSLDWYFRKTTDLLNTVYVPAGSNFRNQVSSNIGSLTNTGVEVALSWKAIQAKDFYWTLDYNFTYNHNKITDLTGGSDANYFIPTGGISAGTGGNAQAHAVGHPMSSFYVYQQVYDKDGKAIEGAVVDRNADGQITEADKYFYKSPNAPVTMGLSSRMDYKGWDFGFTLRASLGNYVFNDMMAGNSNVSAAAIWASSGFMSNRPVASLADNWQTGATAAILSDRWVQNASFLKLDNVTLGYSFADLFKTGNWRGLNGRVYGTASNILTITNYDGIDPEVFGGIDNNLYPRPISFILGLNLNF